The following proteins are co-located in the Paludibaculum fermentans genome:
- the pdxH gene encoding pyridoxamine 5'-phosphate oxidase, with protein sequence MPDLSAELARLRVDYAGQDLDERTVHPDPFQQFRTWLDQALASNLKEPNAMALATATREGVPSCRMVLLKGFDPRGFVFFTNYSSSKGLELEQNPRAALTFYWAELERQVRVTGPVERVSARESDDYFAVRPPLARLGAAASPQSQVIPGRAWLKQRVESLQALHSDGDIPRPDDWGGYRVCPASFEFWQGRRNRLHDRILYTGEATAWSIVRLSP encoded by the coding sequence ATGCCTGACTTGAGTGCGGAACTCGCCCGGCTGCGCGTCGACTACGCCGGCCAGGATCTCGACGAGCGCACCGTCCATCCCGATCCGTTCCAGCAGTTCCGCACCTGGCTGGACCAGGCGCTGGCCAGCAACCTCAAGGAACCCAACGCCATGGCCCTGGCTACCGCCACCCGCGAAGGCGTGCCCAGTTGCCGCATGGTGCTGCTGAAGGGCTTCGACCCGCGCGGCTTCGTCTTCTTTACCAACTACAGCAGTAGCAAAGGGCTCGAGTTGGAGCAGAATCCCCGCGCCGCCCTGACGTTCTACTGGGCCGAACTCGAGCGCCAGGTCAGAGTCACGGGCCCGGTCGAGCGCGTCAGCGCCCGGGAGTCCGACGACTACTTCGCCGTGCGCCCTCCGCTGGCCCGCCTCGGGGCCGCAGCCTCGCCGCAAAGCCAGGTCATCCCTGGCCGAGCCTGGCTGAAGCAGCGCGTCGAGTCCCTACAAGCGCTTCATTCGGATGGAGATATCCCCAGGCCGGACGACTGGGGCGGATACCGCGTCTGCCCCGCCTCCTTCGAGTTTTGGCAGGGCCGGCGCAACCGGCTTCACGACCGCATCCTGTACACCGGCGAAGCCACCGCCTGGAGCATCGTCCGGCTTTCGCCATAG
- a CDS encoding PEP-CTERM sorting domain-containing protein, which translates to MPKFHFKHWLPAICVAVCVLAPPGASLQAAVLAEPPAPKALKNLLVESMLSKPEFEPVMVLMADEFSLESAAPLPICGRCDLNAPAQPAELGIFPLVTDVPEPASLALVGLSLTIVFGLRRRK; encoded by the coding sequence ATGCCCAAATTCCATTTCAAGCACTGGTTGCCCGCTATTTGCGTGGCCGTGTGCGTCCTGGCGCCGCCGGGTGCGTCGCTGCAGGCCGCGGTCCTTGCCGAACCCCCTGCGCCCAAGGCATTGAAAAACCTGTTGGTTGAGTCCATGTTGTCCAAGCCCGAGTTTGAGCCGGTGATGGTCCTGATGGCGGACGAGTTCTCCCTGGAATCGGCCGCTCCCCTGCCCATCTGCGGGCGTTGCGACCTCAATGCCCCCGCCCAGCCGGCCGAGTTGGGGATCTTTCCCCTCGTGACCGACGTGCCGGAGCCGGCCTCGCTCGCCTTGGTGGGACTGAGCCTGACCATCGTTTTCGGGCTGCGGCGCAGGAAATAA
- the lolA gene encoding outer membrane lipoprotein chaperone LolA, producing MLSCVLASGRDLQEVLKSVEQRYNRAATLEVRFEQRYLTQGRATRVETGDLSLRKPGRMRWQYANPAGKLFISDGKWLWFYSPVENRAERSQLKNADDFRAPLAFLLGKLDFRRDFGQFEFKEAAGDTNIVAHAKTDRLPYTQVEFTVTPQNVIRRLVVTGVDSSVMEFQFTAERLNPALSDTLFRYTPPKGVEIVEANQ from the coding sequence ATGTTGTCGTGCGTCCTGGCTTCGGGACGCGACCTGCAGGAAGTGCTGAAGTCCGTCGAGCAGCGCTACAACCGCGCCGCCACGCTCGAAGTCCGCTTCGAACAGCGCTACCTGACCCAGGGCCGCGCCACGCGTGTCGAGACCGGCGACCTCTCGCTGCGCAAACCCGGCCGCATGAGGTGGCAGTACGCCAACCCCGCCGGGAAGCTCTTCATCAGCGACGGCAAGTGGCTGTGGTTTTACTCCCCTGTCGAGAACCGCGCCGAGCGCAGCCAACTCAAGAACGCAGACGACTTCCGCGCCCCGCTCGCTTTCCTGCTGGGCAAACTCGACTTCCGCCGCGACTTCGGCCAGTTCGAGTTCAAGGAAGCCGCCGGAGACACCAACATCGTCGCCCACGCGAAGACAGACCGGCTGCCCTACACCCAGGTGGAATTCACCGTTACGCCCCAGAATGTCATCCGCCGCCTGGTCGTCACCGGAGTCGACTCCAGCGTCATGGAGTTCCAGTTCACAGCTGAGCGCCTGAACCCCGCCCTCAGCGATACCCTGTTCCGCTATACCCCGCCCAAGGGCGTGGAGATTGTCGAGGCGAACCAGTAA
- a CDS encoding type II secretion system F family protein: MPEFALKYADARGEIKQQVMEAGSEQEIRDKLAQQGYLVYSVKPRSALGGLSAGLRGRSKKLDVEKFLIFNQQFVTLFRAGLPILKCLDLLGDRLTDPKLSPIVRDIRDDVKKGSMLSDAFKRQEVFPAIYTTSIMAGEKSGALGEVLERYVNYQRLALAVRKKIILSLLYPSILITLVILLVIFLITFVVPRFASLYATTNAQLPGPTRFLMAVGSAAENYIVVAAIGVVGAIVGLRFYLRTEQGKAASDKVKMRTPILGEIWSKYQVAQLARLLSTLLTGGIPLVQGMETAAQSVGSPLLRRALAKAQKMVKEGQPLSGALASTGIVPPLAIDMIEVGESTGALPAMLNSVAEFYEDDVNTRMQASLSLIEPAIMIFMGCFVAFVLVSLYLPIFSLADSFG, from the coding sequence ATGCCCGAGTTTGCCCTCAAATACGCCGACGCGCGCGGCGAGATCAAGCAGCAGGTGATGGAAGCCGGCAGCGAGCAGGAGATCCGCGACAAACTGGCGCAGCAGGGCTACCTCGTCTACTCCGTCAAGCCGCGCTCCGCCCTGGGTGGCCTCTCGGCCGGACTGAGGGGCCGCTCCAAGAAACTCGACGTCGAGAAGTTCCTCATCTTCAACCAGCAGTTCGTCACGCTGTTCCGCGCCGGCCTGCCCATCCTCAAGTGCCTGGATCTGCTGGGCGACCGCCTGACCGACCCCAAGCTGAGCCCCATCGTGCGCGACATCCGCGACGACGTGAAAAAGGGCTCCATGCTCTCCGACGCCTTCAAGCGCCAGGAGGTCTTTCCCGCCATCTACACCACGTCCATCATGGCGGGCGAGAAATCCGGCGCGCTGGGCGAAGTCCTCGAGCGCTATGTGAACTACCAGCGGCTGGCGCTGGCCGTGCGCAAGAAGATCATCCTTTCGCTGCTCTACCCCTCCATCCTGATCACGCTGGTCATCCTGCTGGTGATCTTCCTCATCACCTTCGTCGTGCCGCGCTTCGCTTCGCTCTACGCCACGACGAATGCCCAACTGCCGGGCCCCACCCGCTTCCTGATGGCCGTGGGTTCGGCCGCCGAAAACTATATCGTGGTGGCCGCCATTGGCGTGGTCGGGGCGATCGTCGGCCTGCGCTTCTACTTGCGCACGGAACAGGGCAAGGCTGCGTCCGACAAGGTCAAGATGCGAACGCCCATCCTGGGTGAAATCTGGAGCAAATACCAGGTAGCGCAGCTCGCCCGGCTGCTTTCCACCCTGCTCACCGGCGGCATCCCGCTCGTCCAGGGCATGGAAACCGCGGCCCAGTCCGTCGGCAGCCCGCTGCTCAGGCGTGCCCTCGCCAAAGCGCAGAAAATGGTCAAGGAAGGCCAGCCGCTCTCGGGCGCCCTGGCGTCCACCGGCATCGTGCCCCCGCTGGCCATCGACATGATCGAGGTGGGCGAATCCACCGGCGCCCTGCCCGCCATGCTCAACAGCGTGGCCGAGTTCTACGAGGATGACGTCAACACCCGTATGCAGGCGTCGTTGTCCCTGATCGAGCCGGCCATCATGATCTTCATGGGCTGCTTTGTGGCCTTCGTACTGGTCTCTCTCTACCTGCCCAT